The following proteins come from a genomic window of Natronosalvus vescus:
- a CDS encoding Gfo/Idh/MocA family protein produces MTAPARGGDRNGEDVRIGICSAAHLHAGAYAAQLEALEGATLVGVADRDESRGRAFTDEHGVEYLESDALFDRVDGVIVCSTNVEHRSWIERAAAAGVDVLSEKPLAPEVDDARAIVDACADADVHLGVAMPLRFSLPAREAKTSLEAGEIGTLMSITGTNRGKMPGDWFVDPDASGGGAVMDHTVHIVDLVHWLTGERVETVYAETGSRFHDIPVEDVNLLSMTLTDGTQFSLDGSWSKPETWDFWGDATVSLLGTDAAIDVDCFAQKLTHTDGRADGDGIASVYWGSDPNGGLVSDFVDAVRDGRAPETRGEAGVEAVAVVEAAYESAERSEPVDVDYR; encoded by the coding sequence ATGACTGCCCCCGCTCGTGGAGGCGACCGAAACGGTGAGGACGTCCGCATCGGCATCTGTTCGGCCGCCCATCTCCACGCCGGTGCCTACGCCGCCCAGCTCGAGGCGCTCGAGGGAGCGACCCTCGTCGGCGTCGCCGACCGAGACGAGTCGCGGGGGCGCGCGTTCACCGACGAACACGGTGTCGAGTACCTCGAGTCCGACGCGCTGTTCGACCGCGTCGATGGCGTCATCGTCTGTTCGACGAACGTCGAGCACCGATCCTGGATCGAACGAGCCGCGGCGGCTGGCGTCGACGTCCTCTCGGAGAAACCGCTCGCCCCGGAAGTCGACGACGCACGAGCGATCGTCGATGCGTGTGCCGACGCAGACGTCCACCTCGGGGTCGCCATGCCGCTGCGGTTCAGCCTGCCGGCCCGGGAGGCGAAAACGTCCCTCGAGGCGGGTGAGATCGGCACGCTCATGAGCATCACCGGGACGAACCGGGGGAAAATGCCGGGCGATTGGTTCGTCGATCCGGACGCCTCCGGCGGCGGTGCCGTGATGGATCACACGGTGCACATCGTGGATCTGGTACACTGGCTGACCGGCGAACGCGTCGAGACCGTCTACGCAGAGACGGGGTCGCGGTTCCACGACATCCCGGTCGAGGACGTGAACCTCCTCTCGATGACACTCACCGACGGGACGCAGTTCTCTCTCGACGGGTCCTGGAGCAAGCCGGAGACGTGGGACTTCTGGGGCGACGCGACCGTCAGTCTCCTCGGCACCGACGCGGCCATCGACGTGGACTGCTTCGCCCAGAAACTCACACATACGGACGGCCGCGCGGACGGCGACGGAATCGCTTCGGTCTACTGGGGAAGCGACCCCAACGGCGGCCTCGTCTCGGACTTCGTGGACGCCGTGCGCGACGGGCGTGCGCCGGAAACGCGGGGCGAAGCGGGCGTCGAAGCCGTCGCCGTCGTCGAGGCGGCCTACGAGTCGGCCGAGCGGAGTGAACCCGTCGACGTGGACTACCGGTAG
- a CDS encoding sugar phosphate isomerase/epimerase family protein: MIARVGATTLEGVEFAGLDETPPETVVDVLVQSSLEPIGAHVDLARLENDYETVVDTYDTIGCRRLIVADRNVEAFTSFADVERLADRMNQVSRRLSADGFDLVYHNDMIEFERIGGELAYDVFVDALDDDVALEIDTGLAQYAGVNPIGMLERYTDRVELVHLTDSVPGTGATVNVELGAGELDVEACVEAARAAGVEWMVYEHSKTSDPTDSLAHAESRLSMLCHGPDDSTAAGTAHSTD, encoded by the coding sequence ATGATCGCCAGAGTCGGTGCGACGACGCTCGAGGGCGTCGAGTTCGCCGGTCTGGACGAAACGCCCCCTGAAACCGTCGTCGATGTGCTCGTCCAATCGTCCCTCGAACCGATCGGGGCACACGTCGACCTCGCTCGCCTCGAAAACGACTACGAAACGGTCGTCGACACCTACGACACCATCGGCTGTCGTCGACTGATCGTCGCGGATCGCAACGTCGAGGCGTTCACCTCGTTCGCCGACGTCGAACGACTCGCAGATCGGATGAATCAGGTCTCGAGGCGGCTCTCGGCGGATGGATTCGACCTCGTCTACCACAACGATATGATCGAGTTCGAACGGATCGGCGGCGAACTCGCGTACGACGTGTTCGTCGACGCACTCGACGACGATGTTGCCCTCGAAATCGATACCGGCCTCGCCCAGTACGCCGGTGTGAATCCGATCGGGATGCTCGAGCGCTACACTGACCGCGTCGAACTCGTCCACCTCACCGATTCCGTCCCAGGAACCGGTGCGACCGTCAACGTCGAACTCGGCGCAGGCGAACTCGACGTGGAAGCCTGCGTCGAGGCCGCCCGGGCGGCCGGCGTCGAATGGATGGTGTACGAACACAGTAAAACGAGTGACCCAACGGACTCGCTCGCCCACGCTGAGTCCAGGTTGTCGATGTTGTGCCACGGGCCGGACGACTCGACGGCTGCCGGAACGGCTCATTCCACCGACTAG
- a CDS encoding zinc-dependent alcohol dehydrogenase produces MSTNPTIVFTDVESIAIEERPIPEPAADQVLIRTERTLVSTGTELTVLSGDVPPGSDWDEHIEYPFTPGYNNVGTVVETGDAVDDVSVGDRVATYGSHAKYVCTGAGACRPIPDDVSDEEAVFFTIAEIVMNGVRRSDLTWGESSVVYGLGLLGQLAARISHAAGARPVVGFDVASSRLERLPDEPGIVAGNPLEADPESVVREASGGQLADVVFEVTGNPDVIPDEFDVLRDQGKLVVLSSPRGETSMDFHDYCNLPSYTIIGAHNSSHPSVATPENPWTQKRHADLFFEYVADGSIDVAHLVSHAESYEQAPRLYEQLLEDRSDAMGVVLEWE; encoded by the coding sequence ATGAGCACGAACCCAACCATCGTCTTCACCGACGTCGAATCGATAGCGATCGAAGAACGACCGATCCCCGAACCGGCAGCCGATCAGGTACTGATCCGGACAGAACGAACCCTCGTGAGTACCGGCACCGAGTTGACGGTGCTCTCCGGGGACGTCCCGCCCGGTTCCGACTGGGACGAGCACATCGAGTACCCGTTCACGCCGGGGTACAACAACGTCGGCACGGTCGTCGAAACCGGCGACGCGGTCGACGACGTCTCGGTGGGCGACCGCGTCGCGACGTACGGCTCACACGCGAAGTACGTCTGCACCGGTGCCGGTGCCTGCCGACCGATCCCCGACGACGTGAGCGACGAGGAGGCCGTCTTCTTCACCATCGCCGAAATCGTGATGAACGGCGTCCGCCGCAGCGACCTCACCTGGGGCGAATCGAGCGTCGTGTACGGACTCGGCTTGCTGGGTCAACTCGCAGCCAGGATCAGTCACGCGGCCGGAGCCCGTCCCGTCGTCGGCTTCGACGTCGCGTCCTCGAGGCTCGAACGCCTCCCCGACGAACCCGGAATCGTCGCCGGGAACCCCCTCGAGGCGGATCCGGAGAGCGTCGTCCGGGAGGCGTCGGGCGGCCAACTCGCCGACGTCGTCTTCGAAGTGACGGGCAACCCCGACGTGATCCCGGACGAGTTCGACGTCCTTCGCGACCAGGGCAAACTGGTCGTCCTGAGCAGTCCCCGCGGGGAGACGTCGATGGATTTTCACGATTACTGCAACCTTCCGAGTTACACGATCATCGGGGCACACAACTCGTCCCATCCGTCCGTCGCGACGCCGGAGAACCCGTGGACGCAGAAACGTCACGCCGACCTCTTCTTCGAGTACGTCGCCGACGGCTCCATCGACGTCGCTCACCTCGTCAGCCACGCCGAATCGTACGAACAGGCGCCGCGACTGTACGAGCAACTGCTCGAGGATCGCTCAGACGCGATGGGTGTCGTGCTCGAGTGGGAGTGA